The following DNA comes from Camelina sativa cultivar DH55 chromosome 14, Cs, whole genome shotgun sequence.
ataatataacaataatttttattattatatttataatattttttgaaaaaaattgacCGGGATATCTTCTAGTTAGATGGGCTGAACATATTCAGAGTTACGAGCCCGTTAAGGTCATTATAATAGAAAGCAAGCCCGTTAAGGTCAATAAACCCTAGCCGACACCTCTTAGCTAATctttataaattcttttaacAACTCATCAACAGAAGCCTCATCGATCCCtcatagtttgtttttcttcaattttttttcgaaAGTGGTTTACATTATGTGTTTCTTGTtactttatcatttttttaagaaattaggGATTACATAGATTGGCAAATGATGAGTAGAATCTTATCCTACACACAGATGTATCAGTGTTGACTACCAATCTCTGCTTATTATCTGATGCCTTAATCATCTATAtaaccttgtttttttttattgaagcTTTTTATAGTTGGTTTTCAATGTCGTTTCCATCTTTTTGTAGATCAAGATTTGCAGAAATTGAATCCGTGGTCGCTTTAtaagtctttttgtttttctgatggTCTTTCTTTGAACTTGAGataaaaaagtaaagaagaagatattaacAGTGATGAGATAATAGCAGACGGGCGGTCTGAAATTGATGTCGTGTTGATTGTCTGCCTTTAAGCTTTATATAAGCAAATCTCTGAGTTTCTGATTCTTTCTCTtcacatattttggttttggacaGTTTGagattataataaaatcaaCTACAATTGAATTCAAGTGTTAGTAACTAATAAGCTTTTATTCTCTGACCAGTTTCAGAACTCTAATGTTGACATCTAAATCTAGAAtcttaagtaaaaaaaagaaaaagaaaaaaatgaatagcTTCAATGAATGAACCGGTTGAAGTACTGATGGAACATAGTACGAGAAAAGAggcaaaccaaaacaaaatcaaaaataattctGACACTGGTTCTTAAATAATTTTGCAATCAAATTACATAAATAGGTTCTCAAATCTTGGTGAGCTAATCTAATTAGTATATCACTGGACAAGTGGACATCAATAAACATGCTTTAAACCATGATTAAGGCTGATTAGGTACTACTTGTAAGGACTGTTTGGACACGAAGTCATGTATATCCACCGGCTGGATAACCAACACACTTAAAACAGTTGAAAAAAGATCGTAGACATAACCAAGAGACAACGCTTTAGTAAAGAAAGTCAACACGAAGTCAACTCCATGGTGGGATGTTTAGCCACATCCCACTTGGTGTTTAATATCTGAGTACCAAACTTGTTTGTGACAATTTATCCACTCCCCAAAAAAGTCTTTTCTTTCACACATTGATTGATCATCAAGTCAAGTGTGCCATAACCATAAACAGAGTCTTTCATTTCGGAGAGCAgctgagaaaaagaaaaaaagaaaatgaagtttgAAGAAACTCAAACACTCTTACCTGTGAGAAAACCTGTAAACGGAGGTTGTCACAGCCGTGATCGCAAACGTGCTGGTTACAACTACAAGCTTTGGGTTCTAGCTGCAGTACTACTCTTAGCATTTGGTTCTATGTTAACCGGTTCTGTCTCTCTCAAAGGAATCGGTTTGTTTCATTCTGTTGACGGCGTTAACGGGTTCTCCGCCGGCGACGATCTAGACGTCCTGGTAAGTACGAACCATTCATGAACTTTTATTGCAATTGTTCATCTGAATTtggttttcttgaatttttgggaattttatgaaatttatgaCAGGAAattgaggagagagagaaagtggtGAGGCAGATGTGGGATGTGTACGGTCGCTCCGGTGGTGTCAGGGTCCCTCGGTTCTGGCGAGAAGCTTTTGAGGCGGCGTATGAGTTTCTGATCAGTGATTCCGCCGCTGTTCGAAGCGGTGCCGTTTCTGATATCGCTAAGTTGTCTCTTGTTCGCTTTGTTAAGTCAGAGTCTACTCCGGCCCGGCCCAATCTCCGTTGAGCTGTGAAGAATTTGAAgatgaatgaagaaaaaaacccaAGAAATAATTTAAGTGTATATAGAGATCTATAATTACATACTGAAAATTGTAACCGTACTTAATAATCGATGGTTAAATTATGAAActgtgaggaaaaaaaataaaatgaaaaatgcaTAAATAGTGTTTTCGTTCgatattatttagaaaaatatagcaGCCAAAAATAAAGATTGGTCTatttaatttgaattattatcgattttgttttacttaaaataaatgaaaataggCCCAAAATTGTTAAACCTAGATATATCGACAATCATctagataatttttaaaaaattgttgaaataaatatttaaacaaaaattagaccAAGATGATTAAACTTCTAGAATCATCTAgataatttataagaaattggTGAATTTTGGATAGAAGATCACGCTTGAACATATTAACCgactttataatatttataaaccgtcttttttttttatttgtgattCATCTGCACCGTTGATTGTGTTACCTAAAATAATTACCAACCGTAGGATTtatcttaaatcctaaaccaattcGGTTTTGGGTTTTGCTCCcctctctgtatatatatgaaaaagtggTCGATGATAGTTCATAATTCATCGCTTCTGTAtcctttttgctttgttttgcaTGTCGATGATTCTTACtgctttctttaattatgtttcAAATCTCTTTATCATCTCTTTAGGGTTTTGCTCGATTTATTAACACATGATCAATCCTCCTCGTTGATGACTCTAATGATCAACCATGGTTGTTGATCTTTTTGCATCGATTTTGCGATTGATCGATCCATCGAGGTACGTTGTTGTTATCTACGCATATATATCTTGTTATTACTGTGTATGAATCTTTCTGGTCTTTTTTGCTTACATGTCTCGTAGAATTCGATCACAAACCGGTAATCAGatagttatatatatctatgtatgTCTTGTATAGATTTTACATAAGCGTACGAGGATAATTCTCCTCGATCCATTCATCGAACCTCGTCGATACTAATCATCAACCTTTGTTCAACCTTTGTTGACATATCTAATCATCAACCCTCGTTgatcaacaagaagaagtctgtgtatatctttttttgattttaatgtgAAGATTTCAtttgaaaagaaacagaaggtCTTACTATTACAAAAACTACCCATTAGTACAGGAACAttagacagaaaaaaaattatttacaccAAAAAGGATACAGGAGAAACATGCGAGAAGTAAGTAAGGAGGAGAGAGGAGTGCACGGAAGGGCCCGTGAAGGACAGAAGCCTGTCCCGCATTGCACGGTCAACAACAGTACGGAGTTGGTGGATGGTGGAGGCGGCATTGGCGAAGATCCTGGAATTTCGCTCCTTCCATACGTGATAGAGGATAGTCGTAAGGAGGAGCTTGAGGATGGCAGTTAGGTTAGCTTGAGAAGGCGAGTTGCGAGAGGCGATCCACGATGCAGCGGCAGGGAGATTGCAGGGAGGGTTTGAAATGAATTTTGCAGCTAGAAAACCCCACAAGTTAGAGGCAAATGGGcattcaaaaaacaaatgggCATGGCTCTCAACCCCAGACGAGCATAACACACAAGAGGTAGGAACATTCATTCCCCACCTGTGGAGTCTATCTCGAGTGGGAAGCCGGTTGAGCATTGCAAACCAGGCAATGAAGGAGTAGCGCGGAACATGCTGTTTGAACCAAACAATCTTCGCCCACGGTACCAAAGGAGATCTATGTCGGACTTGCTCCCATGTTTCCTTGGAGGAGAAAGTATGAGAGAAATTACCTGAGGTTTTACGCCATAGGAAGATGTCTGGACCGCGACTTGCGACAGGGGCAGGAAGTTCCGTGAGTGCTACCATTAGGGACTGACCATTGATTGATCGGGCTGGTGGGAGGTTCCATCCACCATTCCTCGAGGCTTCAGTAACTTTTGCGCTTCTTCTGACTCGAAGCTGACTTGGACCCGCCACCCCAAGGAAAGTGATTAGCGGTCCAAAGTCAGTCCAATTATCATACCAGAAAGAAGCGGTGCTTCCATCCCCGACCTCGCACTTGAGGAAGTTTTGAAGAGTTGGTTTGAGTTGTAGCATACTGTTGATTGCCTTGGAAAAACGACTAGATACGTTCGTTTCCCAGAAATTCTTTCGCTTAAAGATGTTCTCCCGCAACCAAGCCACCCATAAAGAGCCAGACTTTGAGAAAAAGTTCCAGATTTGCTTGAGTCTGAACACGACTTCAAAATCCTCCAACAAGCGAATACCCAGTCCTCCTTCAGTTTTTGGCCTACATATGTCTCGCCATGCCACTCTAGCGCCTGAAGCAGAgctcattttgtttttccataaGAAAGCAGAACAAAGGGAGTCCACTCGTGCGTAGAAGTGCTTTGGAAGCACAAATACACTACTCCAAAAGTTTACCATTCCATAAATCACCGCAGAGATCAGTCTTACTTTACCCGCAAAAGATAGGAACTTAGCAGTCCATGAGTGAAGCTTACTCGTTATTCTCTCAATAAATGGCTGTAAGGTGGCATTAGAGATTCTTGAAGGGTTGAGGGGCAAGCCAAGATACCTGGTTGGGAAAACTCCAAGCTTAATGCCAGCCAGAGCGCTCAATTCGTTAGCTTCAGATTCTGTGTAACCTCCAAAGAAGAGTTCGGACTTAGCAGGGTTCATATCCAATCCAGTCTTTTCCTTAAATCTGCTCATGACTTCCGCAATCCCAGTTAACGAGACCCGCGAGCCATTAGAGAAAACCAAGAGGTCATCAGCAAAAAGCAAGTGTGTAATGCTAGGCGTCTGACATCTCGGGTGTACCTCAACTCTGCCTCCAAGTCAGCTTTATCCAACAGTTTAGACAACACCTCCATCACCATGATGAAAAGATATGGTGAGAGAGGATCGCTCTGTCTCAAACCCTTCTTACCTTTGAAAAACCCTGCCAATTCTCCATTTATAGCAACCGAGAACCTAGGTGATGTGATGCATTCCTTGATCCATATACAGAACAGTGGAGGGAATCCTTGAGCCGCCAACAGCTTGAACACAAAGTCCCAGCAGACCGTATCAAAAGCTTTCTTAATATCCACCTTCAGCATGGAGCTCTCTTGACAAGTCGATTTCTGATAATTCTTGATAAGCTCTGACGCAAGAAGAACATTTTCACCTAGTAATCTACCCTTGAGGAAGGCTGCTTGATTGGGTGAGATACATTCCTGGAGGATGGGCTTTAGACGATTGGCAATGATCTTAGAGATGACTTTATAAACCAAGTTACAGCAACTGATAGGGCGGTAGTCTCCTAGCTTGCACGCTTCAGGGAATTTAGGAATCAGAGCAATCTTCGTGGTATTAAAGTCTTTAAGTAGCCTGCCATTCCGGAAGAATTCTTGTATTGCCGCAACCACATCCGATCCCACAACACTCCAAGAAGCTCTAAAGAACTCCACTGAATACCCATCAGGGCCTGGACATTTGTCTAGGGGCAGGGCAAAGATGGTAGTTCTGATCTCCCCTTCCGTTACATCTCTTACCAGAGTAAGCTTGTGTACCTCAGAGCAGCGAAAAGAAAGGAGCTCTTCGAGATCAGTAACAGAGCAAGGAGAGTGCAGCAAATCCGTTGAGCCAAGGATTTCCTCAAAGTAATCTGCAGCATGTTCCTTGAGCTCTGTGCTTTCATTGATTCTTCTACCACTTTGGTCCTGTAGGAAGTGGATATGGTTCTTATTTGTTCTGGCGATGACTGTTTTGTGGAAGAATGCTGTGTTCCTGTCCCCAAGATGAGCCCATTTTATCCGCGATCTTTGCCGGTAAACCTTCTCCTCTGCATTGCTCAGTAACTTCCATTTTTCGCGCACCCGACGCTCCTCTCTAGCCAACTGCTCAGTAGGGTTCGTGAGGATGGCTCTCTGAAGGATATCAAGTTTTTGTTCCTCTGCTTTAACACGTTGAGAGATCCCACTGAAGTGTGTTCTATTCAGCTTCCGGAGAGCTGGCTTTAAAGCTTTCAGAGACTTAGCCACGCGGAACTGGTTCGACCCTGCCACAGATGAGCTAGTCCAAGATCGACTTACCGTCATAGCATAATCAGGGTGATCCACCACATGATGAAAGAACTGAAAAGGCCGGACAGTGTGTCTGTGTATATCTTCTAATGAGAGAAGGAAGGATCTTGTAGATGTCTGTGTTCTTTTCAtgtaagttttgtttcttttctttatatgaCTATCCTTTTATATCTCCTTAATTATCTAACCAATGATCTTCTTTTTTAAGGTTTGGCTTATCTTGCTCTGATCCGGGAGTGGCGTTGGTCCTTAGCGCATATTTGGGATGGATTGTTGAGTTTCTATATTCTTGTCTATGCCTAGTGTTTCTCAGTCTTCTGGTTAGATATCATGTAAAATTTGGATAACAGTCTTCTGGCTCATCTGTTTCGTATTCTGTCTTGTAGGTATTAATATCGAGGCATAAGGACAAAAACACATCAGATCAATTCTCGTTGGTCTTATGGTCAACTCTCGTTGGTCTTTTTATCATCTCTCGATGGTCTTATGATCATCTCTCGATGGTCCTATGGTCTTATGATCATCTCTCGATGATCCTCCAATCAACTCTCGTTGGTATTTATCATCTCTTGATGGTCTTATGATCTCTTTATCATCTCTCGATGATCTTCCAATCAGCTCTTGTTGGTCTAATGATCAACTCTCTCGTTGGTCTTTTTATCATCTATTGATAATACTCCAATCAACCCTCATTGATCTCATATATCATCTAACAATGATGCTCCAATCAACTCTAgttgatcttgttatcatctATTGATAATGCTCCTATCAATTACCAtcgttgatcttgttatcatctATTGATAATGCTCCTATCAACCATCGTTGATCTTGTTATTATCTATTGAAAATTCTCCTATCAACCAtcgttgatcttgttatcatctATTGCTAATGCTTCTATCAACCAtcgttgatcttgttatcatctATTATTAATGCTTCTATCAACCAtcgttgatcttgttatcatctGTTGATATGATAATATCATCTCACGATGATCTAATTATAtcatcaactctcgttgatccCAATCAACACTCGTTGACAAAGAAAGTGTTCGACTTAACACAACGTGCAGAGGTTATGTTTGGTCTTTCAAACTGACCAGAAACATATGTAAAAGAGAGATGTAAAAGAGAGAGTAATGAGGGGATGAATCTGACTTTTGCCATGACAGGTGCGCTTGCTTGGCAGgtcttttttttgaacaaacctTCGGGGAGAGCTTATAAAAAACGGAAAGTGTGATGGGAAGGATTGCAAGAGTTAGTTAGCCCTTTTATGTTGCAAGGGCAGAGCAACAAAGTTTGTGAAAGTGGGAAAtgtagaatttttctttttttggtatctTGTATTCTTGTGGGTGATGATTAGTGAGTCTGGAATCTAATAATCAATATGTACAAGTAGTATTTCATGGTTAGAGAGTTATAAGAATCTTACTCTGGTTCTTACATGTACGTGATTGAAACTACGTTTAAGCTAGAAACGTTATTCTTATTGGcaaataaatagttttaagTCAAATATGTTCAAAGGCTCTTCTGAAGCCAAAAATTCAGTTAACTAGAACTTGTAGACCCATCTAGTTTTACAGAGCTAGTTTGCAAGTTCTCATCAGCCAAATTCTGAATACAAATAAAAGCTATTCTCTCACTCTTTTTATTTACAGCAAAACATATACCAACATAACATATCCACACCCAACCAATGCGTTTGATTCACATCACCCCCAAATACAAATGAGTTTTAAAAGAgtattctatcaaaatttcaaggtataaacaaaaaaaggtgcATATGTATAGATTACTAAACTAGCTAGAGAAGCCTCCTCCTGAAGGTGCATATGTATAGATTGTTGGGTAAGCTTCTAGAATGTTCAACCTAAGATTTCTTTAACCAAGTTGGAtcaagagaaaaggaaaagttctaTTTAGGATTAAGAAAAGAGTAGTTTTCCATTATCAAAATAGGAATAGGAACTAAGTCGAGTTCCCTATAAATACGTTTGATGGGTTGTATCGAACGATATCGAAAACACAAAGAGAGTTTGTGagttgtttagttttgagagattttttaaACATTCAATAAAGAGAGATATTCTTTATACAAACTAAGTGTGTTTAAGAAACTTTATTTGGTATGAGAGCGTTAGGTTATTGGAGAACCTGGAACCTGTGACCTGTGAAGAACCGAGACAAAGATCTTGCGTAAGTACAGCCGTCGTCCCCGAGTTATGGCAGACGAAAGCTTAGCACATCCAAAGGAGTTTACTCCACCATCGATTCAATGCCCCATGCTAAATCCCTCTAACTACACGGTGTGGTCAATGAGGATGAAGATCTTGTTGAAGATCAACCATGTATGGGATACAATCGAACCAAGATCAGCGGATCCTGAACTAAACAATATCGCCACAAGATTATTGTTTCAAGCTATCCCAGAGGCTCTTATCTTACAAGTCGGTGAACAAGACTCTCCTAAAGGGATATGGGAAGCCATCCAATCTCGTCATTATGGTGCAGATCGAGTAAAGGAAGCAAGGCTTAAGACTCTTATGTCTGAATTTGAGAGAATCAAGATGAAGGATTCGGACACAATAGATAGTTTTTCAAGCAAGCTATCGAAGATTGCATCAAAATCGACTTCTCTTGGACAGACAATTGATGAAGCAAAACTTGTGAAGAAGTTTCTCAATAGTCTACCAAGGAACAAGTTCATTTAGATCATAGCATCTCTTGAACAGGTTTTGGATTTACAGAAAACAAGCTTCACGGAGATCATAGGGAGGCTCAAGGCCTATGAAGAGCGGATTCTTAATGAGGAGGATCACGAAGATACTCAGGGTAAGCTGTTATTTGCAAACTCGCAAAACGCTTGGGGTTCGAGAGGCAGAGGACGAGGTAGAGGTGGCAGAGGAAACAAAGGACGATGAAGAGGCAGAGGCAGAGGCAGAGGctactcacaagaacaacaaacaaatcaaggaGACCATAACGATTCAAAGGATAAGAAGGATCAGTCGAAGGTGATTTGTTATCGGTGTGATAAGCTAGGACACTATGCTTCTACATTTCCTGaccgacaacaacaacaaggagaAGCAAATAAAAACGAGACAGAGAATGCGGATGCAGCTCTTTATTTGCATGAGGTTATGTTTTTGAATGAAGAAAAGGTGATTCCGAAAAACTATGAGACTAACAACAAAGCAGATGACTTGTGGTATCTTGACAATGGGGCTTGTAACCACATGACTGGCCATAGAGAGTATTTTTCGGAGCTCAATGAGAACATCAAGGGAAGAGTGAAGTTCGGTGTTGGTTCAGAGTAAGACAAGTGAACAGATTCTGGTTTTAGACATCTACTACATTCCCTCTCTTAAAAGCAACATTATGAGTCTAGGACAGGCTACAGAGGTTGGTTGTGATGTCAGGATGAGACAAGACTACCTTACAGTTCATGATCCCATAGGAAGATTGTTGGTGAAAGTTACAAGATAACCAAATAGACTCTACAAGATTAAGCTGCAAATAGGAAGACCAATATGTCTACATTC
Coding sequences within:
- the LOC104740635 gene encoding uncharacterized protein LOC104740635, whose translation is MKFEETQTLLPVRKPVNGGCHSRDRKRAGYNYKLWVLAAVLLLAFGSMLTGSVSLKGIGLFHSVDGVNGFSAGDDLDVLEIEEREKVVRQMWDVYGRSGGVRVPRFWREAFEAAYEFLISDSAAVRSGAVSDIAKLSLVRFVKSESTPARPNLR